A window of Vidua macroura isolate BioBank_ID:100142 chromosome 32, ASM2450914v1, whole genome shotgun sequence contains these coding sequences:
- the LOC128820897 gene encoding olfactory receptor 6M1-like: MIPLGFAMFLSQQDELEFSMGPENETAVTEFILEGFPELDPRLQLFFSRVLLLMYLTTVMGNATIIFLVCVDHQLQSPMYFFISNLAFLEICFTSSPSIKLFVMLSSGQNTLSRSSCFAQNYFYFALGCTEFILLVLMSFDRYVAICQPLLHAAIMKPQLCVHLVVAAWVLGFALLSYRLFFLSELSFCGSKIPHFLCDNSPLFRLSCSDTSLLWKIDSVFLACVVLGSLCLTLAFYTCILFCVLHLPAASGRKKALTTCSSHLITLSIAYGSCIALYTCPAEDVSLRTNRIVALLNTVLYPFLNPFIYSLRNKSVILALNKSIAKARTKLFP, translated from the coding sequence ATGATCCCACTTGGTTTTGCCATGTTCCTGTCTCAGCAGGATGAGCTGGAATTCAGCATGGGaccagaaaatgaaacagcagtTACTGAGTTCATCCTAGAGGGTTTCCCAGAGCTTGATCCAAGACTGCAGCTATTTTTCTCTCGGGTCCTTCTGCTCATGTACCTGACAACAGTGATGGGGAATGCAACCATCATTTTCCTCGTGTGTGTGGATCACCAGCTGCAAAGCCCCATGTACTTTTTCATCAGCAACCTGGCCTTCCTGGAGATCTGCTTTACATCCTCCCCAAGCATCAAATTGTTTGTCATGCTGAGCTCTGGTCAGAACACTCTCTCACGAAGCAGCTGCTTTGCCCAAAACTATTTCTATTTTGCCCTGGGCTGCACAGAGTTCATCCTGCTCGTTCTCATGTCCTTTGACCGCTATGTTGCCATCTGCCAACCTTTGCTCCATGCTGCCATCATGAAGCCTCAGCTCTGTGTCCACCTGGTTGTTGCTGCTTGGGTCCTCGGCTTTGCCCTGCTGAGCTACCGGCTGTTCTTCCTCTCGGAGCTGTCTTTCTGTGGCTCCAAGATCCCCCATTTCCTTTGTGACAACTCCCCCTTGTTCAGACTGTCCTGCTCTGACACCAGCCTGCTTTGGAAAATAGACTCTGTCTTCTTAGCGTGTGTCGTGCTGGGTTCCTTATGTTTGACTCTGGCATTTTACACCTGCAtccttttctgtgttctgcatcttccagcagcctctgggaggAAGAAAGCTTTGACTACGTGTTCTTCCCATCTCATCACCTTGTCCATTGCCTATGGGAGCTGCATTGCTCTCTACACGTGTCCTGCAGAAGATGTTTCCTTGAGGACCAACAGAATTGTAGCTCTGCTCAACACAGTCCTGTACCCATTCTTAAATCCATTCATCTACAGCCTTCGGAACAAATCTGTGATCCTGGCCCTGAACAAATCCATTGCCAAGGCAAGAACAAAGCTTTTCCCCTAA